The following coding sequences lie in one Glycine max cultivar Williams 82 chromosome 19, Glycine_max_v4.0, whole genome shotgun sequence genomic window:
- the LOC100803803 gene encoding TOM1-like protein 2 yields MERLKWAQLGERLKMGGAQMGRMVSGKVKEMLQAPTPESKMVDEATLETMEEPNWGMNLRICSMINSDQFNGSEVVKAIKRKINHKSPVVQALSLDLLEACAMNCDKVFSEIASEKVLDEMIRLIDNPQAQHQTRSRAFQLIRAWGESEDLAYLPVFRQTYMCLKGRDEPLDMAGGNSPPVPYASESYAHQYPVDPPERYPIPEAELHDIDDPAAFSSNYQHTSVEERKENLVVARNSLELLSSILNSEAEPKPLKEDLTMSLLDKCKQSLSIIKGIAESTTNDEATLFEALYLNDELQQVVSKYEELEAAQSYGAQQPQNADTDKHDAEAVQNPNEVPKSDESEAAQNLDRKLPQKSNTLKVNATGGEGDGLAETKIVDDGTKEKNAESSFKRDTE; encoded by the exons ATGGAGCGGTTGAAGTGGGCTCAACTGGGGGAGAGGCTGAAGATGGGTGGGGCCCAGATGGGGCGAATGGTGAGCGGAAAAGTGAAGGAGATGCTTCAGGCGCCGACGCCGGAGTCGAAGATGGTGGACGAGGCCACGCTGGAGACAATGGAAGAACCTAATTGGGGCATGAATCTCAGAATCTGCAGCATGATCAACAGCGACCAATTCAACGGCTCCGAGGTCGTGAAGGCCATCAAGAGAAAGATCAACCACAAGAGCCCCGTGGTTCAGGCTCTCAGCCTCGACCTCCTCGAAGCCTGTGCCATGAATTGCGACAAGGTCTTCTCCGAAATCGCTTCCGAGAAGGTTCTCGATGAGATGATTCGCTTGATTGATAACCCGCAGGCCCAGCACCAGACTCGCAGTCGGGCTTTTCAGTTGATTCGGGCCTGGGGCGAGTCCGAGGATCTCGCATATCTCCCCGTCTTTCGTCAAACTTATATG TGTTTGAAAGGAAGGGATGAACCACTTGACATGGCAGGAGGAAATTCACCACCTGTTCCGTATGCCTCCGAGTCATATGCGCATCAATATCCTGTAGATCCCCCTGAAAGATACCCAATTCCCGAAGCTGAACTACACGATATTGATGATCCAGCagctttctcttctaattaccAACACACATCAGTTGAGGAGAGGAAAGAGAATCTCGTGGTTGCTCGAAACAGTCTTGAATTGCTCTCAAGCATATTGAATTCTGAGGCAGAGCCAAAACCTTTGAAG GAAGATTTAACTATGAGCTTGTTGGATAAGTGCAAGCAATCACTCTCTATCATCAAGGGGATTGCGGAAAGCACTACAAACGATGAAGCGACACTTTTTGAGGCTTTATATCTCAATGATGAGCTGCAGCAGGTAGTTTCTAAATATGAGGAGTTAGAAGCTGCTCAAAGTTATGGGGCACAACAACCTCAAAATGCTGACACTGACAAGCATGATGCCGAAGCTGTTCAAAATCCCAATGAAGTACCCAAAAGTGATGAATCTGAAGCTGCTCAGAATCTGGATCGAAAGCTTCCTCAAAAGTCTAACACTCTTAAAGTCAATGCAACTGGGGGCGAGGGGGATGGTCTTGCTGAAACTAAAATAGTGGATGATGGCACGAAGGAGAAGAATGCTGAATCTAGTTTCAAGCGAGATACCGAATGA